A part of Bdellovibrionales bacterium genomic DNA contains:
- a CDS encoding chalcone isomerase family protein produces MKVVVFGFVFVSFLSLVFVRTGYAAELEGVKMEDSLSLAEKKLSLNGLALRKVSKFGIPIKVYVAGLYLEEKSEDGDEVISGDKSKFLEMEFVRNVEKEQITEAWSEAVFKGCIVDCDAYKGPLKEFNSLMGEMRKGQRMSLTFYPDRLEVDQKGRNPKKGSIASKSFAKNLLAIFIGPKMFSQEVKNSLLGKK; encoded by the coding sequence ATGAAGGTGGTTGTTTTTGGGTTTGTATTTGTTTCTTTTTTATCTCTGGTATTTGTCAGAACGGGATACGCAGCCGAGCTTGAAGGTGTAAAAATGGAAGATAGCCTCAGCTTAGCTGAAAAAAAATTAAGTCTCAATGGGCTGGCCCTTCGTAAGGTTTCTAAATTTGGAATTCCTATTAAAGTTTATGTGGCAGGATTGTATCTAGAGGAAAAGAGCGAGGATGGCGACGAAGTCATTTCAGGCGATAAGAGCAAATTTCTTGAAATGGAATTTGTTCGCAATGTTGAGAAGGAACAAATCACAGAAGCTTGGTCTGAAGCCGTTTTTAAGGGTTGTATTGTTGACTGTGATGCCTACAAAGGGCCTTTAAAAGAGTTCAATAGCCTGATGGGTGAAATGAGAAAAGGGCAGCGCATGTCTTTAACTTTTTATCCGGACCGCCTGGAGGTTGATCAAAAGGGTCGAAATCCAAAAAAGGGTTCGATAGCAAGCAAATCATTTGCCAAAAATCTCTTGGCAATCTTTATCGGTCCTAAGATGTTTAGCCAAGAGGTCAAAAATTCGCTTCTTGGGAAAAAGTAG
- the rpsD gene encoding 30S ribosomal protein S4, whose protein sequence is MSKKVGKVARYRIQRRLGVELPGLGKAGALERRPYPPGQNGNRRRKYSDFALRLEEKQKIRCNYELREKQLRRFIRDSKRGSGTNWVSKLAGLLESRLDNVVFRLGFAPSIRSARQLVSHGHILVDGKPLTVGSCVLKAGTKVSLNTKAGENQIYLRAKQAPRLEIPDFLRKEDQNGAEVGIVQAVPGLEHIPFQFDSGLFTEYYAARKA, encoded by the coding sequence ATGAGCAAAAAAGTGGGCAAAGTAGCGCGATATAGAATTCAGCGTCGTTTGGGAGTTGAACTTCCTGGTTTAGGTAAAGCGGGGGCTCTTGAGAGAAGGCCATATCCCCCAGGTCAAAACGGCAATCGCCGCCGAAAGTATTCTGACTTTGCCCTTCGTTTAGAAGAAAAACAGAAGATCCGCTGTAATTACGAGTTGCGCGAGAAACAGCTGCGTCGATTTATTCGCGACTCAAAGCGTGGTTCAGGAACCAACTGGGTATCAAAGCTGGCCGGTCTCTTGGAAAGTCGCCTCGACAATGTTGTTTTTCGTCTTGGTTTTGCCCCCAGCATTCGATCAGCCCGCCAGTTGGTCAGCCACGGTCATATATTGGTTGATGGCAAACCCCTCACCGTTGGGTCTTGTGTGTTAAAAGCAGGAACAAAAGTGAGCTTAAACACGAAGGCTGGTGAAAATCAGATTTATCTTCGCGCAAAGCAGGCTCCCCGCCTTGAAATTCCTGATTTTCTTAGAAAAGAGGATCAGAATGGTGCGGAAGTGGGTATCGTGCAGGCCGTGCCCGGGCTTGAGCATATTCCTTTCCAGTTTGATTCCGGTTTGTTTACCGAGTATTACGCTGCCCGAAAAGCTTAA
- a CDS encoding HAMP domain-containing protein produces the protein MKAIFSIRYKFLFVTTLLLVLSVGAYLGLAARILKEDKTELVYDYNRSAVSNMASDIDTYFKGVADKIKIVAFFFNEKHGRTSRLMQELLENDAETVFVGGSNSFKSLDASLFMNKVFMETYGLNADFFMETLHLQKAIPFDRIRIDGEAVWNSTIQDGPPLIGFGRSVVEETDSGVPVRQYAVISYLRADKIMSSLGRGSLNEVFITNAQGEVLVHPLMAVMVAGLNPDALTQKALQHPLSTSVLPAEVDGEKILGAFSKAFNKKIVIISRVSEARAFNVVYRLIYRSLFFALIVLTAAFIAAILFSRSLTSPLQTLIDGMRKVSNGDLGIQIIVKTRDEISLLADSFNRMIRDLGHSRRELEHINSELENKVKDRTRQLEIQNQAVKKAQEACCARRVWRQLEKLQEGRLMKYSIHSRASCPEFRRFKCGCKTIKGENLNF, from the coding sequence ATGAAAGCCATATTTTCGATTCGTTACAAATTCTTGTTCGTCACGACTTTGTTATTGGTACTAAGCGTAGGGGCTTACTTGGGACTGGCAGCTAGGATTCTCAAGGAGGATAAGACTGAGCTCGTTTATGACTACAATCGAAGTGCGGTTTCCAATATGGCTTCCGATATTGATACGTATTTCAAAGGGGTGGCTGATAAGATCAAGATCGTGGCCTTCTTTTTCAATGAGAAACACGGCCGGACATCGCGCTTGATGCAGGAGCTCCTTGAGAATGACGCTGAAACTGTATTTGTTGGAGGAAGCAATAGCTTCAAATCCCTTGATGCGTCGTTATTTATGAACAAAGTCTTCATGGAAACCTACGGTCTCAATGCAGATTTTTTTATGGAGACTCTCCATTTGCAAAAAGCCATACCATTTGATCGAATTCGAATTGATGGCGAAGCCGTTTGGAATTCAACGATACAAGATGGTCCTCCCCTCATAGGATTTGGTCGAAGCGTTGTAGAAGAAACTGATTCGGGTGTCCCCGTTCGCCAGTATGCCGTGATTAGTTACCTGCGGGCCGATAAAATAATGTCCTCTCTTGGCCGCGGAAGTCTCAATGAGGTCTTTATCACGAATGCCCAAGGCGAGGTTCTTGTTCACCCTCTGATGGCGGTCATGGTGGCGGGGCTCAATCCAGACGCTCTGACTCAAAAGGCACTTCAACATCCTCTCAGCACGAGCGTTTTGCCAGCCGAAGTGGATGGAGAAAAAATACTTGGAGCTTTTTCCAAGGCATTCAACAAAAAGATTGTCATAATCTCAAGGGTAAGCGAAGCAAGGGCCTTTAATGTGGTCTATCGCTTGATCTATCGATCTTTGTTTTTTGCACTGATCGTATTAACCGCTGCGTTTATTGCGGCTATTCTATTTTCGCGTTCGTTGACAAGTCCCTTGCAGACTCTCATTGACGGAATGAGAAAGGTCTCAAATGGTGATTTGGGTATACAGATCATTGTTAAAACCAGGGATGAAATCTCGCTTCTTGCAGATTCGTTTAATCGCATGATTCGCGATTTAGGACATTCAAGAAGGGAACTGGAGCATATTAACTCAGAACTGGAGAACAAAGTAAAAGACAGGACCCGTCAACTTGAGATACAAAATCAAGCCGTAAAAAAGGCTCAAGAAGCCTGCTGCGCACGACGCGTTTGGCGGCAGTTGGAGAAATTGCAGGAAGGGCGGCTCATGAAGTACTCAATCCACTCACGGGCATCATGTCCCGAATTCAGAAGATTCAAATGCGGCTGCAAAACCATCAAGGGGGAGAATCTCAACTTTTAA